In the genome of Phycisphaerales bacterium, one region contains:
- a CDS encoding helix-turn-helix domain-containing protein: MPRLLTLRDVARALGLSVRKVRMDAAAGRFAPELVRFGRAVRVREAELAAWIDAGCPHRDQWQKRENHDGR, encoded by the coding sequence ATGCCAAGGCTGCTGACATTGCGGGACGTCGCCCGGGCGCTCGGGTTGAGCGTGCGGAAGGTGCGTATGGACGCCGCGGCCGGAAGGTTCGCACCGGAGTTGGTGCGGTTCGGTCGGGCGGTGCGGGTACGCGAGGCCGAGTTGGCGGCGTGGATCGACGCCGGGTGCCCGCATCGAGACCAGTGGCAGAAGAGGGAGAACCACGATGGCAGATGA
- a CDS encoding helix-turn-helix domain-containing protein, protein MADEKTNHGEQELDVNAAEGVVESVPRLALRAKDAAMALGIGARLLWSMTNRNEIPHIRMGKAVLYPVDALRAWLTAGSEIKKGGRR, encoded by the coding sequence ATGGCAGATGAGAAGACGAATCACGGCGAGCAAGAGCTGGATGTGAACGCGGCGGAGGGTGTGGTGGAGTCGGTTCCGCGGCTGGCGCTGCGGGCGAAAGATGCGGCAATGGCTTTGGGTATCGGCGCGAGGTTGTTGTGGAGCATGACCAACAGGAACGAGATCCCGCACATCCGCATGGGCAAGGCTGTCCTCTACCCGGTGGATGCCCTGCGAGCCTGGCTCACGGCGGGATCGGAGATCAAGAAGGGTGGGCGCCGATGA